ATTTTGATTCTGCAGTTGGGGAAAATTCTAATTAGGTCATGGATTTTGTGCTGAATAGAAAATGTCCTTCACAGAAAAACGGTGAATACAATTCTTGAGGGAAAACAATTTATgtatttttcaaaaagaaaaagtgAGGCGATTCAGTTGAATGTAAAGTTGACGAACCAACACAAACAGAAGCAATACATGTTCAGCCTCCTCTGTTGTTACTGGAATTTGAGCAACACGGACCACATTCTTCGATGCCGCAACAATAAGGCCATCAAACAAATGAAGCCCTATTTTGAGGGATTGAATTTTTGCATCGGGATCCAACACTACGTGTCTACGTCCACAAATTTGAAAACATCCAGCTAATCCAAGAGATGATGTGGGGCGAGCATATTTGAAGCTTTGTGCTATGCAGCCCGTTTGAGATTTCTTCGCCCCTCCTGAGATTtctttcaagctccgccactgcagaGACCACCACGCCTTTTTTTCACAGGCCAGTCACACTCACACGTAGCGCGTGCTCTGCTACCCCCAGCGCGGAGGATTTTCCAAGGACAGTAAAATTCCACGGGAAATTGCACGAATTGGCTGCAGACTTGTGGAACAAAACCCCAATTTACTGACTTGTGAATCAGGGCGGCAGTGTTATATTTAACTGAACTGGTTTGTCAGGGTGACAGAAACAACATTCTCATTACAAGATTAACTATGGATTGCTTCAGGCGCCTTGGCTATCCATCTGTGTCCGGGACAGGTACCACCGTACCAAGAAGGCTAGCTAGAAGTCCAGAAGAAGCTGCGGCAAAACTCGCTCCAGGTGGGTGGGCTCAATTGTGGTCGTCCCCTCTGCTTCAGCGATAACAGCACACCGCTGGACAGCCTCTGCAAGACAGAATTCAGAGGTTGACTGCATAAGTGGAACCAAATGTTTACTTGTTATTAGCATGAGGTGGTGTGATATTTTTCGTCAATATGCAGACCTGCGACAAACATCCGAAGAAGTTCGCAGCTCACTTGAAGTGCACTTGCATTGGCTGCAAACATTAAACAAACAAAGCATCATGAACAAGGTGCGGGAAGGCTTCTGTTGGAAATCATTTTGATATCTTAGGTTTGAGTTATCCAAAGGAACCTAAGGGCAGAAATTCATTTGTTTTCGgctattttttttccattttcgaTCAAGGGATTGATAAACAATCGAACAGTGAACATGATAAATGTGTCAATATAAACATAGTATGGGTAAAAACTGGCACAGATAGCTGCAACATGCACGAAAACTGTGCACGCAACTACTAGCTTGGAAAGACAGAGAATCCGGACTAGGAAGGACCCAAGGACTCCATCAGTTTAATTTGCAGGTGCACGCGGAATCGACAGTCGACAGTGCTACTGAATTTCCAAGAACAAAGCATTGTTTATCATCCTAGAAAACACCATTTATTTACCAGAGGTACTCCGGTTCCTCCTTGACGTCTCCGCAGCAGGCTGCCAATTAAAAACTGAAACATTCTCATCTGATATACATACATAGCAAAAGGATAAAAAAGAAACTGAACAGTTTGGGGTAGGAGGAAGGGAACAGAAAAGCTAAGCATCTGAGATTAGATTGGACCACGGAATCACCTCGACGTCTACGGCCTCGTCGACGACGCCGCCCCTGCCGGTCCGCCGGCTCCACACAAGCTTGAATATCGCGCGGATCAGATCCTGCTCAGGTCCCGACAGCTCTTAAAATCCAACATCCGGAAGAACAAAAAGGACAGAGAAAAGGGAACATCCGATGGAGGAACTGAAGAGAGGGTGAGCTCACCGGATTGAAGGTCTCGTCCCGTGCCTCGCGCGTCTCTTCATGGAAATCTTCCATGGCGACTTGCGGTTTCGCCGGGGCGGCAGATGCAGGAGGGTGGGCGGGATGAAGGGGGCGAGTTAGGGGAGCtccttttttttaattattttttgagaaaaagttAGGGGAGCTCCTAACCGGCGCTCTCAGCGCCGGTTTCTCGTATCGGCGCCCGAAGCCGATCCGACTGGGCTGGCCCAGCAACAATCTACAGGGGCgcgaaaaaatcaaaaaaaaaacacACCCTAAATTCGTTCTCAGCAAGTATGGAACTCTCGGCGTTAGAACAGGGAACAAGAATGCTAACCACCTGAGCTTCTTTGCAACTGACCAAATACAGGCAAAAGACTTTGAGTACACCACTGTAGCgctttgatttttaatttttttcaaaacattTGGGAAAAAGTTCATAAATTACAAAACAGTTCATTTGTTTTGAAACAAAATAATcggttttgaaaaaatgttcacaattttgagAAAAAATTCTATCAATTTTGAAATAGGTTCATCGTTTGAAAAAATAGTTCACGAATCTggagaaaaagttcacaaatttgaaaaacgttcatcaaaattcaaaaaaggttcactgattttgaaaaaagttcatcaattttttcaaaaaattcaccgattttgaaaaaaaagttcatcgacattgaaaaaagttcatcgaaattcaAAAATAgttaatcaaatttgaaaaatagttcatcgaatttaaaaaaagttcatcaaattttttaaaaattttatgaattttaaaaaagttcatcaatttgaataaAACGTTCATGTACTTGCGAACCAATTCATCGGACCAagacaaagaaaaaaagagaacaaaaaaatGGGAGGAGAACGAATAATAAATTGAAATATTAAAAGGTAACTAGATCCCTCCCGGCGGCCACGTGGTTACACTGGCGTTCTTTGACGGGAGAGCTACTTGGTTCGAATCCTAGCAGCGCTTTTTTTTGCGGATTAAGACACAAATGAAGACacgttaaatgggccggcccagcctgacgcgggggtgtgcgcccgtttgcgcCTATGCCTGTAACGGGCGCAACGGCCGCCGTTTAGGGAATGCCGCGAGTTAGGGCGAAGGCGCGGGAAGGGGTTCATTTCTGGGCCTACATGGGCCGTTTCTTTAGCGCTGCTTACGGGGAGATTAAGGCTTGGGTTGGGTTGAAGTTCTTGAGGCCGAAATAACTAATTAAGAAGTATTTGTTGCAAAGAACACTCTACTTTCCTAGGTTGCGACAAGTCACGCACATGTAGCGCGCcgcttgtcgcaacctgggagtttttcttttttccgtagatccgtttattcaaaacgttttatcttttaaaccgtgcgtccaaatctcgaaccgttttcatcattggattcctctcattgagatcttcaaaactagataccatgttgataggttttgacgaacttttttatGAAAAAGTCcggacgaaaaaaaccggacgaaaaaaccgaaccggaagcatgattttttttcctttccgaaagaggcaggcctgtgcctctcgcgaaatcacacccgtgcctcttgtggaagcaaaaccatgactctcttgaaaggaaaaaaatagaaaacgcattttttttcgtttccgagaggcacgaccgtgactctcgcggaagcaaaaccgtgactctcgcgaaacaaaaaaaacagaaaacacgtattttttccctttctgagaggcacggccgtgactctcacgaaagcacaaccgtgcctctcacgaaagaaaaaaaaatagaaaacgcgttttgtttttccctttccgagaggcacggccgtgactctcgcgaaagcacaaccgtgtctctcgcagaagcaaaaccgtgactctcgcaaaagaaaaaaaaacagaaacgtgTTTTGAAACtgtgactttcgcgaaagaaaaaaaaacgcgttttttttcgtttccgaaaggcacggccgtgtctctcgctaaaccacaaccgtgcctcttgcaaAAAAAACTATGACTTTCgtgaaaaaaaaaaagaaaacgtgttcttttcgtgcaaaaaaaaatcgaattttttttgatcgaaaagctaaggaagactgggagaaaaccaaaacgtcgaaaaaaacccatttaaaaagccgaaaacgcatgcagaaaaataaaaaaaaccagaggaagcgtccagagcgcgagacgtgacgaatggctgagagcgcgccaagtggcgctgatcgttgtgaggctcccgaagaagcgctcgttaactagttgctccctttttttgttgttgtttgaaaCTGGCCTGGATTAAAGTCCGAATGGGCTTCTTCTACTGCTTTTATTTTCACTTTTGCAGAGGTAAAAATGAATGCTAGTGCCAAAAAAAATCAGCGGTAATTGCATGTGGCTCGGCGACAGTGGTGAAGAACATAGCGGAAGGCATGCAAGGAACAAATGCAATGATCATTGTGGAAATCAGAAATTTTCTCAAACTAGTAGTGCTATCTCTTTTATTTATTCTTGTGGGGAATCGAATGTTGATGCCGACAATATAGCTAAAAATGCTCTAGAACTACATACAGGTATGGCTCCCAGTCTCCTGCGGCGGGCAGTGG
The window above is part of the Triticum aestivum cultivar Chinese Spring chromosome 2A, IWGSC CS RefSeq v2.1, whole genome shotgun sequence genome. Proteins encoded here:
- the LOC123185624 gene encoding protein MHF2 homolog yields the protein MEDFHEETREARDETFNPDLIRAIFKLVWSRRTGRGGVVDEAVDVEPAAETSRRNRSTSANASALQVSCELLRMFVAEAVQRCAVIAEAEGTTTIEPTHLERVLPQLLLDF